A segment of the Chloroflexia bacterium SDU3-3 genome:
GACGTACCGCGTGGATCAATTTGCACATACGTCCTACCAGCGTTTACAGCTTTGTAGCGGGTATCGTTTGCAAACTGGTTCCACGCGGCATCGGCAATGCTCTTTGCCAGCCGATGGTTTTTGATCATCCGTGCGATGTTCACGTCCTCGAACACCACAATACCAAACTCGCGCACCAGGCGGCGGCTCAGTTTGTGCGCGAAATCTTTCCGACGGTTGCTGATTCGCTCGTGGATATGCGCCACCACCTTGCGCCGTTTCGCGCGTTCGGGTGTTCCCTGCTCCGCGTTCGACAAACGTCGCTGTGCTTTGACCAGCGCCGGTTCATCCGTGCGGAAAAAGCGCGGGTTTGCGATCGGTTCGCCCGTGGACAAGGTAGCGAACTGCTCCAGGCCAACATCAATGCCAACGGCGCGTTGCAGTTCCGGTAGCGGTTGGGGTTCCGTTTCCACGCTGAAACAGGCAAACCACTTGCCCGTGTTGGTACGGCGGATCGTGAGGGTTTTGATCGTACCTTCGATGGGGCGATGCACGATCATCGGCACGCGCCCGATCTTGGACAAGTCAAGCCCGTTCCCTGCCACCTTGAAACCAAAGCCCGCTTGCTTGAAAGTGAAGCTGTCGTACCAGCCGTTGCCGCGAAAGCGGGGATAGCCCACGGTTTCGCCACGTTTGACGCGCCGAAAGAACGCATCAAACGCCAGATGCACGCGGTTTTGGACGTCCTGCAGCACCTGGGAATACACCTGTTTCAGGTCGGGGCGTTGCGCTTTCCATTGCGGAAGGAGGGCATTGGTATCGTACAATCCAACCGTTTCCTGACGTTCTTCCCACGCGGTTTTGCGATAGGCCAACGTCTCGTTGTACACCCAACGACAGGTTTCCAACGTCTGTTCAAGCAGTCGTTGTTGTCCCTTCGTTGGTGCAAGTCGGAATTGATACGCCTTCCGTTCCACAGCACACGTGTACCACAGCCTTACAATACCATCAATACGTGTGCTCTGGTTGTAATGCTCAGTGGGCTAAAGCCGCGAATTTGTAAGTTACCGCACGCCTCAAGGCGGCGGCTTTGCTCTGGCGCTCCTGGCATCGTGCCAGTATCCGAGCAGTATGGCGTACGTACGGAAGCCCTGCACGGCGAACCGTGCAGCGATTGCCTATCCTGAAAGGATACGACCTTGAAGACGTTTACCCGGTCAAGGGTTCCCGACCAGAACCTGCACGTCTCAGTTCGTAACGTGCATAGAAACGGTGTCCACCGCACTGCGGTTGTGTGTCTTCGCACAAGTACAAGGGTACCGCAAAACGGTTTTTTCGGCAATAGGAAGCCAGAGATGGCGGATACCAGTTTTAGATCCGCCGTTCGTATTGCCGCCACTCCATTCCTCCGCTCGCCTCAAGGCGGCAGTTTCCTGGAGTGTGTTCTATGACTGCTCGCATCCATGCGGATTCGCTGCGTGTTTGATGTTCAACAAGGCCCAACTCAGCACGGCATTGCAGGCCAGTGATGGTTCTGGTGCGCGTTGGCATGCGCCAGATCGCTGGATGTGCTGAATGCGGGAGGGAGCGAACTCGGTCCACACCACTGGGAACCCGAGCGCAGGGGGCCGATCATAGGCATGGTGCACGAGCCTCGGGTCTTTATCGAGCCGCTGCCTCACGCTATACAAGTCACACCAAGACCTGCCCAACCAGTGAGCAGGTCTTGGTGCAAAACCATTGTGCGCCGCGTATCATCCGCTATCGGAGGACCCGAACCATAAGCTCTCGGGAAGAATAAGGCTATCCGTTGAAGACACGGTTCTTGAACGCGTCATCGCCCTCAGGGTAGATGTTGTACCATGGTTCGATCGTTCCGTTCATCATCTGGTGAAAGTAGACCCCTCCTACACAGTTGCTGGGCAATATCGGCGAGCTCTTACTAAAATGGAGAAACTCCGCATATTGGCGCCCTTTCGCCTGCTTCTGTGCGACGCTGAGGTAGGTATTGGCTCGGCCTGCATCTATGCCAAACTCGGTCATAAACCACTGTTTATTGGAGAAGTGCGTTTGGAGCAACGGGATGATCCTGGTATAGTCACAATTGACGTCATAGAAGCTATTGGGATTCAACACATGAAATCCAATGTAGTTGCAGAGCGCGAGTTTGTCTTTCGCTATTTCGAACCAGCGACCAGGATTGATCCACGATGATAAGCCAGTGGAGATAATCAACGAGCGTGGAAAATTGGCACGGCACTGGGCGACCGCCTCGCCAAAGTGGTAGCGCCAGTTCCAGATATACTCATCGGCGCGCGAGTCATACGTGCCCGGCATGAGCTGAGGTGGTGGTTGATCCCCTGTGCCGGTCCACCCATAGGTATCTTTTGCCCATTTGACCCATCCGTAAAATCCATTTGGCTCGTTGCCTATCTCAATCCAGATATAGTTATGGGTGTTATACCATGGTGCGATCTCGTTGACGATATCGGCAGCAACAGGATAGGCCCACTCAGAGGTGCCCATGTTGGTACTCCCATCGCCTCGCGTGGTGCGCACGATGGTCTCACCAGGGATGGAGTGGCAGACAGTAGTGCGGTTCGTTTGAGACCAGCCGCCGTCCCATGGACCAATAGAGGTGACGATCTTTTTCTTGTTATAGCTACCGCGAACCATGCAATCGTTGAGCTGTGCTACGGTGCCGTTCGTGAATACCACCCCGCGCATGCGGTTCGTATATCCTGGCGCTTCGGCGTGGGCGGCTTGTGGGTGAAGATCGAATCCTGCGCTTGCCGCAGCTAGGCTCCCCGCTCCCGTAAGTAGGATCTTTCCAAGTTGCCGACGGCTTATTTTGCCCATGGATAGTCCTTTTCTTGTGAGTACAACCATATGCACACCGGGTACGCACACGCTTCATCCAGCTATGAGTAGTGGCATATGGTAGGCGCTGGATACCATACAAGTCTATGGCTGCAGTGATGATTTATACCATGTTCGTCAGGCAGACATGTGTAGTATATAAGGTAAATGTTAGGTGTCAATACACTTTTTAATTATAGAAATGCGATATAACTTGTTTCATTCATAAAAATGCCAAACGTCAAACCATGATTGAAAATGTTTGTGTAAATAATGTTAAGCCTACTATGTTGCCCAACTCAGCTCATTTAGGAATCTTTGCAGCAATGGAGCGAAACGTTCGGTCCAGCAGAATCGCGTGAACCAGACTGATATGGGATCGCTGCCCCCTCGGTCAAGTATCCATCCTGCGTCTCGCCCTCATCGCATGGAGTGCGCAACAATAACGACCGTCAGCGGCCCCTAGGCAGAATCCCGCACAGGGTACTCCCCCATGGCAACTCCTCCAAACGCATTGCGTATGAATCCTCGCGCCCCGTACACGCACTAGAAGGCAGCACCAAGCACGCAATGATAATCGTCCGGAACGCCGCCGCATCAATCCCCATGCGCGAAGCCGATGCGATGTGTTCGGTCGCCGTGCGCTGCATGCCACCGAACCACCTCGGATCCAGCTCGGGAGGCATCAGTTCCATCACGGTCGAGAATCGTACTCCGTCGCGGCGGGCGCGGGCCCGCTGCGAGAGGCCCGCCTGGGCCACTTGGTGGGGAAAACTTGATACCGCTGAAGACGGATCGTAGGGGTCATGGGGTGCCAACAACATCGGAACAGAAAGTAACGCTAAGGAACGCTGTCCCAAGCAGGTGGGAACCCGTTTGACGGCATGAGCCATCCTTACTGCTCAGCGAACTCGCGCTCACTGTGGTCAGACCGTCTCTGTCGGCTCGACCGTTTGGGTCAGCGGACGAAAGGAGCCTTGACTTACGATATCAGGCAGTGCAAAGCTGTAACGCCCGATCATGTTGAAGTGTGCAGACGTGAGCGGCCATAGTCGCACG
Coding sequences within it:
- a CDS encoding IS200/IS605 family element transposase accessory protein TnpB, which gives rise to MERKAYQFRLAPTKGQQRLLEQTLETCRWVYNETLAYRKTAWEERQETVGLYDTNALLPQWKAQRPDLKQVYSQVLQDVQNRVHLAFDAFFRRVKRGETVGYPRFRGNGWYDSFTFKQAGFGFKVAGNGLDLSKIGRVPMIVHRPIEGTIKTLTIRRTNTGKWFACFSVETEPQPLPELQRAVGIDVGLEQFATLSTGEPIANPRFFRTDEPALVKAQRRLSNAEQGTPERAKRRKVVAHIHERISNRRKDFAHKLSRRLVREFGIVVFEDVNIARMIKNHRLAKSIADAAWNQFANDTRYKAVNAGRTYVQIDPRGTSQRCSRCSGVVKKELSVRVHQCPYCGLEMDRDLNAALNILAVGRHSLGENP